The genomic region CTGACTAAACAGAAAGTCAGAAAACATCAATTGAATAAATCACAAAGGAAGGCACCCTAGTTATTGAGAAAACCACAGGTGAGAGAAGtgcagtgcaggtgtgtgaatgACAGGTAAATAACATCCAAATAAGTAAACAGGTGAGAGAAGTGCAGGTGAGTGAATGACGGGTAAATAACATCCAAATGAGTAAACAGGTGAGAGAAGTGCAGTGCAGGTGAGTGAATGACAGGTAAATAACATCCAAATGAGTAAACAGCAGGATATGGCACTCTCCCAGCTCACTCACCGTGGAGATGAAGGCCAATGTCTCGCCATCAatctccttcagctccatcaCCATGCCACGACGGGCTTGCGTTTCATTGTTTGGGAAGAAGATGACCCTGTCTCCTGCCTGCACAGGGGTCTCAGAGGCAGGCTTCACACATGAGAAGGGGACCCAGATTTCCCGAGCTCCGTCCTTCAGGAGGATGTTAAGATGTATGGTCACATTTCCGCAAGGAAAGTTCACAGAAAGATAAGATGCAACGTAGGCCTACTGTGCTTATGCCAACACCAATATATCCACCAACATcatcatacatgcacatacacacaaacacacgaaggacacacacacacctgcagtttAATCCTGAAGAATGTTCCAGAGATACAGTCAGGGAAGAGCATCCTACTCCTGCTGCCAATGTATTGAACTACGCCTTGATGCCACTTCCCCATATCCTCCACGAAAACAGAGCTACCCTCCTTCAAACCCGCTGCTGCTTCTAAGGCCGCTTTATTCAGGAAGGCGTCCAGTCTTTCCTCATCGGTGTCAAGAGCCTGTAGAAGTGCTGCCTCTACTTTAGACACCGGGTGCAACGAATCCACCTGCACCCTGTATTCCACCACAGACCCCAGCCACTtcactggtaacactttagaCTCCTGTGAAACTTCTTCTAAGTATCGGTTTTCTTTCATGTAGCAGATCCTGCCAGGGTAGATATAGCTTGGTATCCCCTCGCCTCTTTCAGTAATGATGAAAAAAAGGTCTTCCATGTCTAGTGTTACAACGGTACAGTAACTTCTGAAAGGCAGGAGAAGAGTCTGTTAAAGTAGCAAGATGTCAGTCCAGCGCGCTGGAGCAGCGTCCACACTGCTCGAACTTTGATATTTGATTTAGTTCCTCATGGATAACAACGAAACTGATTTTGACGAAGATAGGACTACAACCTATGACAGTCACCAGTAGACTACCCGCTTTACAGTCCTGTGTGAAAGTGGATATTTACAAAAGGCCTAACCTATTCAAACTCTGTATTTATCCATTTGCATATACAATTACCGTCGGAATGCTGTTAATGTATCGTCGTTGTTGTGGATCAACCTCAGCAGCCCGGAATTGTGACGGCAATTACTTTCATTTTTGCTCCGTCAGGTGGTGTCCGCCTACTTTCAGGATGTCTCACCAAATTCTTCTTCGGTGAAGTTACATTGACGCGATAGAAGCTTTCTTATCCAGCCCAACTGTCAAACATGGGAATTCCCCATTTCACAAATTTTCATTTGGAAAAACTTTTGACACAAGGCTACAACTATCAATTGTTTGTACATTGTGCGTTACATTGTGTTGAAGGACGCGTCTTCCTATGCTGTATAGGTTACAACAACTTTTCATATGTACAAAACGGTTTGTGTAGCTTGCTAGATTTTTGTTGACGTGAACGTCCCTCCTACACAAGTTGCATGGTCCAAAtaactctgattggctgcagcAAGGCTACGTCACACGCATCCTATTGGTCTGTGGCTGATGACCGACGTTGTTTTGGCTTCAATTATGGAAGAACGGGAAGCATTAAAGAGGCAGATCGAACTATTACAAAGTAAGTAAGATGGAATGTTGACCACTTTAAAAGTATATTTGTATGATTTCAAAGCCTGAAATGACAGTGATTATATGCAcgtatgtgttttatgtttacacAGTGTTTTGGTTGAAAGAAACAACAGTAACCCTGcttgcttgctagctagctagctaactctgCTGTCACTTGCAACGTGATGTACGCTTTGGAGTaaactagctaactagctagcttgcATAACTGTTTTATCCTAGCTCGCTTAGTACGttgttacatttgtttttgcGGAAAGAAACATACCCCACACAATCAGTGATCTAACTGCTAACCTGTTGTTATCTAGTCATATAACGTTAACTTTAATAGAAGCGGGACGTGGTTAACAAACGATGGTTAATTTTAGCATTTAAAGGCCAATGATTACCTAGGCAGTTAGCTAGGTTAATATTAGCTAGGCTAACGTTACATTATTGTTACTTCAAACTGCCTATTCTCAGCAACTGTAGTTGTAGTGACAATATTAAACTGACGACTTGAACACCGAGGTCAATACAACCAATGTGTTCTTCATCCCTTATCCTTAGTCTTTTTATAGTTAACGCTAGCAAGGTAGCCATGTAATGTAGCTGATGTACTTTCAAAGATAGCTTGCTCTGTCTTTCATGCTTTCACTACTACATGTGATAATGTGTGTACCCATTCTATAAGTCTAAAATACGTAACGTTTTTCTTACCTTTCAACAAACCATACACAAAAAAGCTGTAGAAACACACTGTGAATTGCTGGTATTAGTGTATGAAGGATTCTCCTGTGAAGTCGAGCTTATTTAACACTTTTCATACACGTGTAGACTcagaatagaaagaaaaaatacacGACAAATACATGACATGACTATATAAGATAAGAAGGAAATACGGTGAAATGGAATAAGATATTAGAAGGCattattattatctaaaaggGGATAATGATACTGATTCTAAAATTAAAGTGTAACCGGTGTTTTGTATGCTTTTGTAAGAAGATACTGTTGTAGCAGACCTTAGTCCAAGTGGTAGGGAATTCCTGAGAGTGGAACTATAATGACAAGGCACCAAAGGCTGATTTAGGGTTAGGTAGGTATAGTGAGGGGACCTTTACTTGATGATCTAAGGGATCTGACTGGTGTGCATTCACTGAGCATGTCAGCAAGGTAGGGAGGAGCTCATCAATCAATTGTGTTCTAGTGGGAGCCAGTGAAGACAAGTCAAGATGGGAGTGATGTGTTTAAATCTTTTGGTTTTAGTTAATACTCTGGCTGCAGCATTCTGGATAAGCCGGAGTGTATTTAATACCCGTTTTGTCATTCCCCTCACTTTGACGAGGAACACAGTACACATTTGTGGACAGCAGATGCTAGGGGTTCAGGAACAGCACTGTGTGTTGTTAAACTGAGTATTGTTTGATTGGGAGGTTTCATTTGTTCTTTTCATGACTTGTTTTGCTTTGCACAGATCTCATCAGTAACCACAGCAGTGGCCAGAGCAGTGTCCAACAGAATGTTGCTCCAAGGAGTCTTGGCGCTGGGCACAACAGCGGACCTGTCAGTGGGCAGAGGACTGGACATCTCTCCAACCCAACTGTCCGCTCTCAACCGGACGCCACACGGCCAGCAGGGTCGTGGAAGAAGACCTACTCTCTCAATAACAAAAGCACGGCTGGTAGCGCAAGAGCTCCTGCAGCACAGCCGCACACTCGTGCGACCTCACACACATTGACCGGTTCAAAGACGCTCACGGCCCCACAGACGAGCACCACCTCTCGGACACACACATCGCTACTCAAGGGAGACTCTGCAGGAACTGTGACCCAAGCGAGTGTTCCCGTTTCCTTAAATCCCCCTCCTGCATCTAAAACTGTTACATCAGCTGCACACATTGAGATCAGACCTCAACTCCACCCTTCAGCCAATCCTCACATAGAATCTGATCCTCAGGCTCGACCATCATCTTCCTCCGTGAGCAATCTCCCCGCCAGCCTTGCTCCCTCTAGTCGACCCAAATCTGCCCCTCCTAGCCAACCAAAAGGGGActccaaaaaaacaaaggcaGCTGTAGCTCCCTTGAAAAAGTCCCAGTACCGCTGGGTAAAGAGTCAGGAGACTGGCGTAAAGGCGTCCGAATTTCATCGgcaggcctcctcctcctcctcctcctcctccacaacaTCACCTCGTCCACAGTCCTCTTTAAGGACTTTGCCTGTTACCAAGACCTCCCCAAAGACCGCCATCCTCCAGACTTCTTCCAGGAGTTCACCTGTTTCCTCAAAGAAGGCATCCACCCCCAGCACACAGAACTCCCAGCGATCACTCACTCCTTTAGGGCGACCACTCGCTCCCTTGGGGCGACCCAGGACTTCCAAATACACTTGGGTGTCACACTCCACCCACAGCACCGCGGCAGCTAAACTCACCCGGAAGCCCCTCTCGCCCCGCGTGCTTCAAGCCCCGCTGTGCCTCCCTGCCGTGGACGGGGCCAAAGCCCGGAAACTCCGCACCAAAGGTGGGACGAGTGCAGCTGCCGCCTCACAGACCCGCCTCAGCCGCTACAGCTGGAGGGCCGAGGGCAACAGCCCTGCCGCCAGGGGCTCCGTCTACCGCTGGAGCCCCCAAAAGGAGAGGGGGCTCAGAGCCGGGGCCATCTCTCCGAGCAGCTCCCCTGGGGCTTTTAAACTCAGGAGCAGGATGAAGATCATCAGGAAGAACTCCAGCAGGTGAGGACCTTCAGACGACCACCGCATGGTTTTCATAAGAGTAGCATTACTGTTGAAACGCTTGCCTCATGTGGATGccaaagtgttgtgtgtgtgatgtcttaATATAGTCTGTGGTTGTGAATACTGTGTTTCATacagtagtatgtgtgtgtgtgtgtgtgtgggaatactGTGTTTCATACCAGCTTGTAGCCTACTTTTGGGGTCTGTGCAAAAGTAATTGTGTTCAAATTGTGTCTGCAATATACATATAGAAtacttgtatgtatgtgtgtgtgagtgtgtgtgtgtgtgtgtcaggtgtacTGCCAGTGTTTTCCCACTAAGTGGCAGCACACGATTGATAATTGGTTCCTATGCATTTTCCCACACCACGCATATTCACACCTGTTGGTATGTCTCTCTGTAGTGGACTAACCTCCGAGTTCTCCCCAGGCAAACACAGGCCCCCGTGAAGATGCCTGTGAGGACTCCACCCAGCAGACGGCAAGGGAACTGGGCCCTGGTGTCCATCGGCAGGCACAAGCTCCGCCTCGTCAGCCCCGGCCGCTCCGCTCCAGGCCTCTACTTCTCAGGTACACGTCATCCCTCTTCCTTACTTCTTCCGATCTCACCTCCCTCAGTCTGCACTCCCTCTGTCTGACCTGGTCTCCTGACCTGCCATACCAGCTCCTGCCACTAGAGGGCATACGTGAGCTCTGTGCAGTGTGGGTGCacttgtgggagtgtgtgtgtgtgtgagcgtgttagagagaggggatgggtgGGACTTAGTGAATTAATAGCCCAATCTGTCTGTGATTGCTCGTGAGCTGATTGCACTTCCTTTTACAACAAGAGCTCCTGATAACAGCTCTCCTATCAGAATCACCcgcttctcccccccccccccccccccccctcctctttctctctcattcaatcTCAGTGAATTTTACTGCCAATGCAAAAGGGTGTCTGCATGGCTCAAGTGTCTGGATGAAAAGGCGATGATAAACCCATTCGTGAGCAACACTGGTGTGTAAGTGCCAACTCGTATGAAATTGTATGAGCAAGCATCGTGTGTATGAGATTCTATTGTATGGATGACCGTTTGAATTCTGAGGGGGTcgattctctcacacacacacacacacccatacacttccacacacactaagagagagagagagagagagagagacaaacacacatgggttTTGATCTCGGAATTTCTGCAGTCTGATATGAGCACTAGCTCTGTCTTCATATGTTTTTCCTCTATGTGCATTTTCTATATTGCTGTTTCAGCATTGCTGTCTTGGGTTTGAGGCCGGACTCCTGTTCTGCCCTGTTTTTCTACGGACGGTGCGTGTTTCGCGGTGCGCTGACCGGGGTCGCACTTGTCAGCAGGATCTGTAGTTTTGGATcgttatgttctttttttttttccacaaagcATCACAGATGTGTGTAGACTTATATATTCTCATCCTGTTCCAAATCTATGCACAAATCAGAGCTTGCATGATACTTTATTGTCTATTAGCTCTGATGTGTTTTTTGGCCAAGGCTCAAAAGCATTTAAATGTATGAACGTGGTACAAATGGGTTGAGTGTATTTGAGTTCTAGGAAGTGTAAATCAGGGATGAGGATGATACTGGGTCACAACAGGGTACGCAGTGATTCGTTTTCACTGGtctaggatgtgtgtgtgt from Clupea harengus chromosome 10, Ch_v2.0.2, whole genome shotgun sequence harbors:
- the zc3h3 gene encoding zinc finger CCCH domain-containing protein 3; amino-acid sequence: MTDVVLASIMEEREALKRQIELLQNLISNHSSGQSSVQQNVAPRSLGAGHNSGPVSGQRTGHLSNPTVRSQPDATRPAGSWKKTYSLNNKSTAGSARAPAAQPHTRATSHTLTGSKTLTAPQTSTTSRTHTSLLKGDSAGTVTQASVPVSLNPPPASKTVTSAAHIEIRPQLHPSANPHIESDPQARPSSSSVSNLPASLAPSSRPKSAPPSQPKGDSKKTKAAVAPLKKSQYRWVKSQETGVKASEFHRQASSSSSSSSTTSPRPQSSLRTLPVTKTSPKTAILQTSSRSSPVSSKKASTPSTQNSQRSLTPLGRPLAPLGRPRTSKYTWVSHSTHSTAAAKLTRKPLSPRVLQAPLCLPAVDGAKARKLRTKGGTSAAAASQTRLSRYSWRAEGNSPAARGSVYRWSPQKERGLRAGAISPSSSPGAFKLRSRMKIIRKNSSRQTQAPVKMPVRTPPSRRQGNWALVSIGRHKLRLVSPGRSAPGLYFSGPAAHLSPSRVRTRYRIDARRWHALAHPPQPITARSWRTRRVQSARTLLQSRVRSAQERHWKGRMRWIGGELYQVSANKLSRTQAPGTATNRTGKRLWWPTATSPTAANFGKTSSTRHVASRVVQRSLAIIRHAQQKKQQARQYCMYYNRFGKCNRGNSCTFIHDPEKVAVCTRFLRGTCKQTDGTCPFSHRVSREKMPVCSYFLRGICNNSSCPYSHVYVSRKAAVCQDFIRGYCPQGEKCKKKHTLVCPDFSRTGVCPRGSKCKLKHRLRKSGASGHAQNKTSPAPPPPAKRAHTKALSKRPDQGQGTGAELTSSSLSSSCERADEGASLSSSPTPQSLPSFIALPSSPEDAVPPEVPAHALVTTRRTREEASHQAQILETAASRLSPSCA